Sequence from the Qipengyuania pelagi genome:
ACGCAGGCGACCTATATGCGTAGTTTGGTGCGTGACGACATCATCTTCGCGCTGGGTCCGGCGGGTACGGGCAAGACCTATCTGGCGGTCGCGCAGGCCGTGGCGCAGCTCATCACCGGCAGCGTGCAGCGCCTGATCCTCTCGCGTCCGGCGGTGGAGGCGGGTGAGAAGCTCGGCTTCCTTCCCGGCGACATGAAGGACAAGGTCGATCCCTATCTGCGCCCGCTCTACGACGCGCTCTACGATTGTATGCCGCCCGAACAGGTCGAGCGCCGGCTGGCGAGCGGAGAGATCGAGATCGCTCCCATCGCCTTCATGCGCGGGCGCACTCTGGCCGATGCCTTCGTCATCCTCGACGAGGCGCAGAACACCACGCGCGAGCAGATGAAGATGTTCCTCACCCGCTTCGGCCAGAACAGCCGGATGGTGGTGTGCGGCGATCCGCGCCAGGTCGACATTCCCGGCGGCGATCGGATGAGCGGCTTGGCCGATGCGGTCGAGAAGCTGGAGGGCGTCGACGGGTTCGGCACGATCCGCTTCACCGCCGCGGATGTGGTGCGCCATCCGATCGTGGGGCGGATCGTCGAGGCTTACGAAGGCCCGACCGTCTGATGGACCTCGATATCGAAGTCGACGGCTGGCCGTCGGCTGAAACCGATTGGGCGGATCTCGCCGAGCGCGCGCACGCCGCCGCCGAAACCGTGGAGCCTGCGCTCGCCAATCCGCGCCTCACCGCCAGCGTGTTGTTCACCGTCGATGACGAGGTCCAGGCGTTGAACAAGGAATGGCGGGCCAAGGACAGGCCGACCAATGTCCTGTCCTTTCCCATGCTGTCGCGCGATGCGCTGCTGGGTCTGGCGCCGGAGGGCGGGCCGGAAATGCTGGGCGATATCGCGCTGGCCTACGAAACCTGCCAGCGCGAGGCCGGCGAGAAGGGCGTCACGCTCGCCCAGCATACCGCGCATCTGCTGGTCCATGGATTGCTGCATCTTGCGGGTCACGATCATGTCGAAAACGACGAGCAGGCCGCTGCCATGGAACGATTGGAGATCGCGGCGCTTGCCAAACTGGACATCGCCGACCCATATGGGGATCGCGACTAGCTAAGGAGCAGATTGCAGGGCCATGCCCGATTCCGACACCGCCGCGGGAGACGCGGAAAGTAGCGGCGGACTGGTGTCCGCCTTCAAACGCATCTTCGCAGGCACGGAGGGCGGGCGCTCGCTGCGCGCGCAGCTCGAAGAGGCGATCGACGAGCACGAGCACGGCCATGACAATGGCGGCGGCGAGGAAACGCCGGAGGAGAAGGCCAAGGGCGATCTCAGCCCGGTCGAGCGCCAGATGCTGCGCAATCTCCTGCATTTCAGCGAGCACGACGCGGACGATGTCGCCGTGCCGCGGGGCGAGATCGTGGCGATCCGCGCCGATGCCAGCTGGGACGAGATGATCGCGATCTTCGCCGATAACGGCCATTCGCGGATGCCCGTCTATCGCGACCAGCTGGATGACGTGATCGGGATGATCCACATCAAGGACGTCTTCCCCTATCTCGCCAAGGCCGATCCGCCGCCGAGCGACTGGACCGCGCTGATGCGCCAGCCGCTTTATGTCCCGCAGACCCGGAACGCGCTCGACGTCCTGGCCGACATGCGCGCCCAACGGATGCATCTCGCCATCGTGCTGGACGAATTTTCGGGCACTGACGGGATCATCACGATCGAGGATCTGGTCGAAGAGATCGTCGGCGAGATCGAGGACGAGCACGACGATGCGCCGCTCGAAATGATCCGCCCGATGGGTGACGGGATCTGGGAATGCGATGCGCGCGCCGAACTGGACGATGTCGCCGAACTGATCGACGCCCGCCTCGCCGAGGTGGAGGAATCGGTCGATACCCTCGGAGGGCTGGCCTTCGTCCTGGCCGAACAGGTCCCACCGGTCGGCGTCGTGGTCGACCATCCCAGCGGCTGGCGGATCGAGGTGATCGAGGGCGACGAAACGCATGTCACGCGGTTGCGATTGCACGCGCCCGAAGAGACCCACAGCGAAAACTAGAGACCGAAGTGTAACGTTGCGGAAAATGCAATTCGCGCTCGACACGCGTTGGGGGCGGCAATACGGGTAAGCCATGGCCATTCGTCGTCTTCCACCCTTGCGCGCGCTCGAAGCGTTCGTGCGGACCGTGCGGTTGGGTTCGGCGCGCGCGGCAGCGGACGAATTGGGCCTGAGCCCGTCGGCCCTGTCGCGCCGCATCGGCAATCTCGAGACCTTCGTCGGCAAGAAGCTGTTCACGCGCGCGCGCCAGTCGATGCAGCTTACCGATGAAGGGCAGGCGTTCTACGAGGCGGTCAATCCGCATCTCGAATCGCTCGCCCGCGCGGTGGAAAGCCAGTCGGAAAACCTTTCGCTGCTGCGCCTGCATCTGGGCGTGCTCCCGCTGTTCGGCAGCCAGCGGCTGTTCCCGCGCCTCGCCGAACTGCGGCGGTCGCATCCGCTCCTGCATATCGATATCGACACCGGCGCGCATATCGAGGACCGGGTGGGCGACACGCTCGACGCCGGGATCATCCTGTCACGCGGGCCTGCCAGTGGCCTTCACGCCGTGCGGCTCGATCATAACAGGGTCCACGCCATCGCCAGCCGCGACATCGCCAAGGCGGTCGGCGATTTGCCGGATCGAGAAAGGCTGGAAGCGCAGACCTTCCTGATCCACAACGAATTGCCCGCCAGCTTCGAAGCGTGGAAGGCGGCCCTTGCGATGCACGATCTCGAACCGGCGGCGATCGACCATTACGATTCCGGCCAGTTGATGCTGGAGGCGGCCAAGCAGGGCCTCGGCATCGCGATCATGCATGACGATCACATGCGCCGCGCGGCAGACGACCGGCTGACCGATCTCTTCGGCATCGATGTCGAAAGCCCCTACAGCTACTGGTTCGTGTGCAAGCCTACCGCACTCGAGGAGCGACCCGTGCGCATTTTTCACGACTGGCTGGTGAGGGCAGAACTCTAGCTGTTGTCCGCGGCGGGGGGAGGGCGATACCGGATCGCGTCCACCGTGTGTTGATAGTCGCGCAACGGTTTGCCCAGCACCTCTTCAAGCCGTTCGACGATCTGCGTGCGGGCCTGCGCGGCGATGGCTTTCCTCCCGCGATGGGTTTCCGGGCTGAACGGATCGAGAAAGTGGATCTTGAGCCGAAATGTCCCACGCCGTGCCATTACGCGCATCGCATTGTGCAATCCGCTCTCGTCGCCGATCCAGCTGATCTCTTCGGCTGCGGCGCCGTAATCCATGACCACCGGCTGGACGAGCACGCCGGGCGGGGGCGGCTCCAATACGCTCAACATGCTCGATTTGAACGGTAACAGAGACTGGCCATCGGTCACCGTACCTTCGGGGAATACGGTGACCGACCAATTGTCCTGCAACGCCTCCTTCAAGGCGTTGATCTGTTCGGCGACCCCCATGCGGTTCTCGCGCTTCACGAAGACGGTGCGGTTGAGGCTGCACAGCCGGCCAATCCCCGGCACTTCGGACAATTCCTGCTTGGCGACGAACGCCGTGCCGCTCGCACCGGCGAGGGCGAGGATGTCGATCCAGGACAGGTGGTTGGAAATGAAAAAGACATCGCGCCGCAAGGGCGTGCCGACGCGCGTCACCTTCGCACCGACCACGCGGGCAGTGTAGCGCAGGAACAGCATCGGAAACGGAGAACCGTAAGCGAAGATGCGATAAAGGTAATGGAGCGGGACGAAGACGATCAGCAGGGCCAGGATACCGATCGCACGCAGGATGAAGCGTATCCATCCCGCCACGGTCAGCGGGACCGTTTCGCCCCGCATGGCGGCCATGCGCTTGCGCCCGTATTTCTCCGCCCGGCGGCGGGCCCGCTCGCTCCGAACGGGCTGCCCCGAGGGCGCGTCACTCACTTTTCGTCGCGTTCCAGCCGAACGCCGTACAGTTCCATGCGGTGATCGACGAGGCGATAGCCGAGCTTTTCCGCGATCTGTTTCTGCAAGGCTTCCAGTTCGGGATCGACGAATTCCACGACCTTGCCCGTTTCCACATCGATCAGGTGATCGTGATGCGCTTCGGGCGCGGCTTCATAGCGCGAGCGGCCGTCCCCGAAATCGTGGCGATCGAGAATCCCCGCCTCTTCGAACAGGCGTACGGTGCGATAGACGGTGGCGATCGAAATGCCCGGATCGATCTTGTTGGCGCGTTCGTGCACCATCTCGACATCGGGGTGATCGTCCGCGTCTGACAGCACCCGCGCTATCACGCGACGCTGTTCGGTGATGCGCAGACCCTTGTCGGCGCAAAGCTGTTCGAGATCGATCCGATGCGGCAAAACAGGCTCCGGCTAAACAAAACGCCCCGGACCCATAAGGGGCCGAGGCGTCTGGCTCAAGTCGGTGACCTGACGAATCAGTCTGTTTTCTTCTTGCGACCGCGCTTTTGACCCGGCTTGCGACCGAGACCGATCTGCTTGGCGAGTTCGCGACGCTTCTCCGCGTAGTTCGGTGCAACCATCGGATAGTCCGAGGGCAAATCCCAGCGCTGGCGATACTCTTCGGGCGACATATCGTAATTGGTCCGAAGATAGCGCTTGAGCATCTTCAGCTTCTTGCCGTCTTCCAGGCAAACGATGTAGTCAGGCTTGACAGAGGCGCGCACCGATACTGCCGGTTCTGGTCGTTCTTCTTTCGGCTGTTCTTCGCCGCCAAGACCCGCGAGTGCGGAATAAACAGTTTGGATCAAAGTCGGGACATCAGCGACTTCGACATTGTTGTTGGCGACATGCGCGGCGACGATATCGGAAGTGAGAGTGATTAGCGTTTCCGACATGTCGGTCTGGAATTCTTCCATGGATTGTCTCCTTTTTCGCGCCCCTAGACCTTTCGACATCACGATGTCCAGTCAAGCCACACCATTCGACACAAAAACTAGCTGTGAATAAATGCGTATTTTATTGCCGCGATCGATTTTCAAATGGATTTGCCGAAAGTTATCGCATCGATCCGTGATCCGTCGCTGAGCCGATAATAGTCGGGCCGATGCCCGATCTGTTCGAATCCCAGCGAGGTGTAGAGGCTGCGCGCCGGGTTGTTCGCGCGCATTTCAAGGAAGACTCGATCGGCTTTCTTCTTGCGCGCTTGCGTGAAAAACGATTCCAGCAGGATGCGTCCGAGACCGCGTTTGCGAAAACGGGGGCGCACTCCGATCAACAGGAGTTCTTCTTCGCCCGGCGCGCTCCGTATCAGGGCAAATCCCGCCGGTTCGCGTGCGTCGGCGGGCCGATCTATCCGGCCCTCGCTATCGACGACCAGCGCATAGGTGTGCGGCATCGTCAGCGAGCTGGCGACCTGCGCGCGAGTCCAGGCCTCGCCCCAATGGGGATCGAATGCTTCGTCCATGACGAGCATGATGCCATCAAGAACTGTCATGAACCTGACACAAGGTGGCGCGGCTTGGCGTCGGGCGCGCGGCCATAGATCGGGGCCAGCCTGTCGGTGAGCAGCGCTTGCGGCAGCGCGCAGGCGAAGCGGGCATCGGGCAATAGGTCGAGAGCCACGCCCGATCCCCTTCTATCGACCAGCTCGGCCGCTTTGTTGCCTGCGACGAATTCGGTTCGAAACAAGCCCGCCGCGCTGTCGGTGGGCAGCGACCGATGCGGTTCGCTGGGATGCCCACCGGGGCCAAAAGGCTGGACGAAGATTTCCCCGTGACCACCGGTCATGGCGACGAGGATTTCTCGGCCCTCATGCTCGGGCCCCGTTCTCGCCATGGCGGCGACCAGCGCCAGAGTGGGGTATCCGCGCACGTCCGCGCCCCATGCGATGGCGAGTGAGCGTGCCGCGGCAAGCCCGATGCGCGTTCCGGTGAAGCTCCCCGGCCCGAGCGAAACGAGGATGCGATCCGCGCGCCCACGCTCGGGCAATTCGGCGATTAGGGGCACCAGCCGCTCGGCATGCCCTCGACCGATGGTTTCGTGGCGGTGGTCGAGCAGGCTTGGCCCGTCTTCGTTGCCGTCGCCGCCGAACAACGCGACCGAACACGCTTCGGTGGCGCATTCGATCGCCAGGATTCGTTGATCGCTTCGCATCGGGTCAGCGCTGCCTCAGCTGTGTCGTTGCTTCAAGCGGCCAGGTCCGACCCGCCGGTTCAGGCGATGCGGGTGAACTTGTCGAACTCGGGACGCGGGCTGCGCTCGAAAATGCTTTCCGCATCGCCATAGCCGATCGAGCAGATGAAATTGACCTTGTGCTTCGGATCGTCGCCGAAGAAGGCCTTCTCGACCGCTTCGGCGTCGAAGCCGGACATCGGGCCGGTATCGAGGCCGAGCGCGCGTGCCGCGATGATGAGATAGGCGCCCTGTAGAGCGGAATTGCGGAACGCGCCTTCCTTGCGGCCCTCCTCATCGCCTTCGAACCAGCTCTTGGCGTCGGTGTGGGGGAACAGCCAGGGCAGCTCCTCGTGAAAGTCGATATCGTAACCCACGAGCGCGGTGACGGGCGCGGCCTTCACCTTGTCCTTGTTGCCATCGGAAACACATTCGACGAGCTTGGCCTTGGCTTCGTCCGACTTGACCCAGACGATGCGTGCGGGCTGCATATTGGCCGAGGTCGGCCCCATCTTCATCAGTTCGTAGATCGCGTGCAGCTGTTCGTCCGACACGTCCTTGCCGAGCCAGCCATTATAGCTGCGCGCCTCGCGAAAAATCTGGTCGAGCGCATCGTCGGAAAGGTGCGTGTCGTGGAACTGCTTGGGCATGATGGAACCTCGTTTCGATTGATAGCGCGCTCAGGCGGCGCGAACTTCTTCGACCTCGGGGACGTAATGCTTCAACAGCCCTTCGATCCCGTGCTTCAGTGTCGCGGTCGAGGACGGACAGCCCGCGCAGGCGCCCTGCATGGTGAGATAGACGATCCCGTCCTTGAAGCCGCGATAGCGGATATCCCCGCCATCCCCCGCCACAGCCGGGCGCACGCGCGTTTCGAGCAATTCGTTGATCTGCGCGACGATATCGGCATTTGCCGGATCGTCCTCGACCAGCAAGGCCTCGTCTTCGGGAGGAACGGAAAAGCCGGCGGCCGTTCCCGGTGCCGCGGCGAACAGGGGCGCCTCGCTGACGAAATGGTCGAGCAGGATCGAGAGCACCATCGGCTTCAGATCGGTCCAGTCGACACCCGGCGCGGCGGTGACGGTGATGAAATCGCTGCCGAAGAAGACGTTCACCACATCGCCGGTGTCGAAGATCGCCTGCGCCAGCGGGCTCGCCTCGGCAGCTTCGGGGTCCGCGAATTCGCGCGTGCCGCTGTCCATGACGGGGCGACCCGGCAGGAATTTGAGGCTGGCGGGATTGGGCGTGGTTTCGGTCTCGATGAACATGGCGGGCACATAGGCAGGGGGCGCCGAAGCTACAAGGCGCGAGGGCGGGCGATTGGCCGGTCCCTAACATCTCGTCGGAAATATCGGGCATTCACTCGCGCTTCACCGCGGCGATCCCTATAGAGGCTCCATGACATTTCTTGCGCGTGCCGTCCGGCGCCTCGCCTTCCTCGCTCCCTTGTCCGCTCTCGCCGTGCCCCACGCGGCGGCGCAACCGTCCGTGGAGGCGGCGGCGACTGCTCCGGCCATTGCGCTTCCAACACCGACAGCGCTCCAGCGTGGGGACGCAACACCGTGGATCTACGAAGGCAGCGACGTGCCGCGCGATCCCGAATGGCTGTTCGGCAAGATGAAGAACGGGTTGCGCTATGCCGTGCGCCGCAATGGGGTGCCGCCGGATCAGGTTTCCATCCGGGTCAGGATCGATGCCGGGTCGCTGCACGAACGCGATAGCGAGCTGGGCTATGCCCACCTTCTCGAACACATGCTGTTCCGCGA
This genomic interval carries:
- a CDS encoding MucR family transcriptional regulator, whose protein sequence is MEEFQTDMSETLITLTSDIVAAHVANNNVEVADVPTLIQTVYSALAGLGGEEQPKEERPEPAVSVRASVKPDYIVCLEDGKKLKMLKRYLRTNYDMSPEEYRQRWDLPSDYPMVAPNYAEKRRELAKQIGLGRKPGQKRGRKKKTD
- a CDS encoding NifU family protein: MFIETETTPNPASLKFLPGRPVMDSGTREFADPEAAEASPLAQAIFDTGDVVNVFFGSDFITVTAAPGVDWTDLKPMVLSILLDHFVSEAPLFAAAPGTAAGFSVPPEDEALLVEDDPANADIVAQINELLETRVRPAVAGDGGDIRYRGFKDGIVYLTMQGACAGCPSSTATLKHGIEGLLKHYVPEVEEVRAA
- the ybeY gene encoding rRNA maturation RNase YbeY, which gives rise to MDLDIEVDGWPSAETDWADLAERAHAAAETVEPALANPRLTASVLFTVDDEVQALNKEWRAKDRPTNVLSFPMLSRDALLGLAPEGGPEMLGDIALAYETCQREAGEKGVTLAQHTAHLLVHGLLHLAGHDHVENDEQAAAMERLEIAALAKLDIADPYGDRD
- the tsaB gene encoding tRNA (adenosine(37)-N6)-threonylcarbamoyltransferase complex dimerization subunit type 1 TsaB, encoding MRSDQRILAIECATEACSVALFGGDGNEDGPSLLDHRHETIGRGHAERLVPLIAELPERGRADRILVSLGPGSFTGTRIGLAAARSLAIAWGADVRGYPTLALVAAMARTGPEHEGREILVAMTGGHGEIFVQPFGPGGHPSEPHRSLPTDSAAGLFRTEFVAGNKAAELVDRRGSGVALDLLPDARFACALPQALLTDRLAPIYGRAPDAKPRHLVSGS
- a CDS encoding malonic semialdehyde reductase, translating into MPKQFHDTHLSDDALDQIFREARSYNGWLGKDVSDEQLHAIYELMKMGPTSANMQPARIVWVKSDEAKAKLVECVSDGNKDKVKAAPVTALVGYDIDFHEELPWLFPHTDAKSWFEGDEEGRKEGAFRNSALQGAYLIIAARALGLDTGPMSGFDAEAVEKAFFGDDPKHKVNFICSIGYGDAESIFERSPRPEFDKFTRIA
- a CDS encoding lysophospholipid acyltransferase family protein, coding for MAAMRGETVPLTVAGWIRFILRAIGILALLIVFVPLHYLYRIFAYGSPFPMLFLRYTARVVGAKVTRVGTPLRRDVFFISNHLSWIDILALAGASGTAFVAKQELSEVPGIGRLCSLNRTVFVKRENRMGVAEQINALKEALQDNWSVTVFPEGTVTDGQSLLPFKSSMLSVLEPPPPGVLVQPVVMDYGAAAEEISWIGDESGLHNAMRVMARRGTFRLKIHFLDPFSPETHRGRKAIAAQARTQIVERLEEVLGKPLRDYQHTVDAIRYRPPPAADNS
- a CDS encoding hemolysin family protein — translated: MPDSDTAAGDAESSGGLVSAFKRIFAGTEGGRSLRAQLEEAIDEHEHGHDNGGGEETPEEKAKGDLSPVERQMLRNLLHFSEHDADDVAVPRGEIVAIRADASWDEMIAIFADNGHSRMPVYRDQLDDVIGMIHIKDVFPYLAKADPPPSDWTALMRQPLYVPQTRNALDVLADMRAQRMHLAIVLDEFSGTDGIITIEDLVEEIVGEIEDEHDDAPLEMIRPMGDGIWECDARAELDDVAELIDARLAEVEESVDTLGGLAFVLAEQVPPVGVVVDHPSGWRIEVIEGDETHVTRLRLHAPEETHSEN
- a CDS encoding GNAT family N-acetyltransferase; its protein translation is MTVLDGIMLVMDEAFDPHWGEAWTRAQVASSLTMPHTYALVVDSEGRIDRPADAREPAGFALIRSAPGEEELLLIGVRPRFRKRGLGRILLESFFTQARKKKADRVFLEMRANNPARSLYTSLGFEQIGHRPDYYRLSDGSRIDAITFGKSI
- a CDS encoding LysR family transcriptional regulator, producing the protein MAIRRLPPLRALEAFVRTVRLGSARAAADELGLSPSALSRRIGNLETFVGKKLFTRARQSMQLTDEGQAFYEAVNPHLESLARAVESQSENLSLLRLHLGVLPLFGSQRLFPRLAELRRSHPLLHIDIDTGAHIEDRVGDTLDAGIILSRGPASGLHAVRLDHNRVHAIASRDIAKAVGDLPDRERLEAQTFLIHNELPASFEAWKAALAMHDLEPAAIDHYDSGQLMLEAAKQGLGIAIMHDDHMRRAADDRLTDLFGIDVESPYSYWFVCKPTALEERPVRIFHDWLVRAEL
- a CDS encoding PhoH family protein; its protein translation is MARKPANRPGSAERIAFSKSPVPQREVRRAQLDLSFDNQSLLGALFGQFDANLVQVENRLGVFISARGNELHLEGPEDSVARARDVLRAMYDKLAVGQDLDAGLIESIIAMSDEPTLDGIVDAEPGERAGMPPIMIRTRRKTIVPRSATQATYMRSLVRDDIIFALGPAGTGKTYLAVAQAVAQLITGSVQRLILSRPAVEAGEKLGFLPGDMKDKVDPYLRPLYDALYDCMPPEQVERRLASGEIEIAPIAFMRGRTLADAFVILDEAQNTTREQMKMFLTRFGQNSRMVVCGDPRQVDIPGGDRMSGLADAVEKLEGVDGFGTIRFTAADVVRHPIVGRIVEAYEGPTV
- a CDS encoding Fur family transcriptional regulator — its product is MPHRIDLEQLCADKGLRITEQRRVIARVLSDADDHPDVEMVHERANKIDPGISIATVYRTVRLFEEAGILDRHDFGDGRSRYEAAPEAHHDHLIDVETGKVVEFVDPELEALQKQIAEKLGYRLVDHRMELYGVRLERDEK